A window of Eubacteriaceae bacterium ES3 contains these coding sequences:
- a CDS encoding glycerate kinase, protein MKIVISPDSYKGSLTAIEVCDIIETAIINVIPDAKIKKIPISDGGEGMVSALMQGGIGERISLQVHDPLYRNIQAEYGIIDNQTAVIEMAAASGLTLIKKEEQNPLNTTTFGTGEMIYDAIVRRGLKKVILGLGGSATNDGGTGLATALGVRFLNEDDQPILPFGKNLAEIKKIDLDAVDPQIFEADFLIACDVSNPLCGKNGAAAIYGPQKGATSEIVAILDKGLEHLGDLFEKNSGKTLLSLVGMGAAGGTALPLVTYFGAQLQSGLEIVLNEIQFDRQIQGADLVITGEGKTDIQSTMGKVVSGVGKRAHKQKVPAIIISGALEPGYEKVFEQGIIAAFALCNNTRGLDWQMAHARELLQAQVENLMKLVSAI, encoded by the coding sequence ATGAAAATTGTTATCTCACCGGATTCATATAAAGGGTCATTAACGGCTATTGAGGTCTGTGATATAATCGAAACAGCGATTATCAATGTCATTCCGGATGCAAAAATTAAAAAAATTCCGATTTCCGATGGTGGTGAAGGAATGGTTTCAGCTCTAATGCAGGGAGGCATCGGTGAGCGTATCAGTTTGCAGGTGCATGATCCCTTATATAGAAATATCCAGGCTGAATATGGAATTATTGATAATCAGACTGCTGTTATTGAGATGGCAGCAGCATCTGGCTTGACACTGATTAAAAAGGAAGAGCAAAATCCTCTAAATACAACAACTTTTGGTACGGGTGAAATGATTTATGATGCTATTGTTCGGCGTGGCTTGAAAAAAGTTATATTAGGCTTGGGTGGCAGTGCAACCAATGACGGCGGAACTGGTCTTGCTACAGCTCTTGGAGTAAGATTTCTAAATGAAGACGATCAACCGATATTACCTTTTGGTAAAAATCTGGCGGAGATAAAAAAAATCGATTTAGATGCTGTTGATCCTCAAATCTTTGAGGCTGACTTCTTAATTGCCTGTGACGTTTCTAATCCGCTTTGCGGTAAAAATGGAGCCGCAGCTATTTATGGTCCCCAGAAAGGCGCTACATCTGAAATAGTAGCTATTCTTGATAAGGGGCTGGAGCACCTGGGGGATTTGTTTGAAAAAAACTCAGGGAAAACTTTGCTTTCTTTGGTAGGAATGGGTGCAGCTGGTGGTACGGCTTTACCGCTGGTTACATATTTTGGCGCTCAGTTACAATCTGGACTTGAGATTGTTCTTAACGAAATCCAGTTTGACAGGCAAATTCAAGGAGCAGATTTAGTTATTACAGGCGAAGGTAAAACTGACATTCAAAGTACTATGGGCAAAGTTGTCAGTGGCGTTGGAAAGCGGGCACATAAGCAGAAGGTTCCGGCAATTATTATTTCTGGAGCGCTTGAACCAGGTTATGAAAAAGTCTTTGAACAAGGGATTATTGCCGCTTTTGCGCTATGCAATAATACCCGTGGACTTGATTGGCAGATGGCCCATGCCAGAGAACTGTTACAGGCCCAAGTAGAAAACCTGATGAAGCTGGTTTCGGCAATCTGA